A region of Chiloscyllium plagiosum isolate BGI_BamShark_2017 chromosome 37, ASM401019v2, whole genome shotgun sequence DNA encodes the following proteins:
- the tnfa gene encoding tumor necrosis factor a (TNF superfamily, member 2), which translates to MNTEAKFLELENGGLLPIRESGSNTSCFWRALCALAVLGLLLLCTFLFLLQFGVLPTNQDSGLKLEVSHPSLTTAAQTSGLHRLMKQVGSDPRPRIAAHLTAFPTRKGGNVIWQNESDSTFTEGLEFRDNHLIIKRPGQYFVYTQVVFHSMECQPQAVYLSHELTKLSPSYPEEAILLKATKSACHSHQRKEPWYKTSYQGAIFEFLEGDQIFSRVNEKTTGYVDTTEGKTFFGIFAV; encoded by the exons ATGAACACTGAGGCCAAGTTCTTGGAGCTGGAGAATGGGGGGCTGCTGCCCATCAGGGAGTCAGGCTCCAACACAAGCTGTTTCTGGCGGGCTCTGTGTGCACTCGCTGTCCTCGGCTTGTTGCTGCTTTGTACCTTTCTCTTCCTGCTTCAGTTTGGAGTGCTCCCTACAAACCAG GATTCAGGATTAAAGCTGGAAGTCTCCCATCCCTCATTGACAACAGCTGCTCAGACCAGCG GTTTGCACCGACTCATGAAGCAGGTGGGGAGTGACCCCCGGCCGAGAATCGCAGCTCACCTGACAG CTTTCCCAACCAGGAAAGGAGGGAACGTGATTTGGCAGAATGAGAGTGACTCCACATTCACTGAGGGCCTGGAGTTCAGGGACAACCATCTCATTATCAAGAGGCCTGGACAGTACTTTGTCTACACCCAGGTGGTCTTCCACAGCATGGAGTGTCAGCCCCAGGCCGTCTACCTGAGCCACGAACTCACCAAGCTGTCGCCAAGTTATCCTGAGGAAGCCATCCTACTGAAAGCCACCAAATCCGCCTGCCACTCTCACCAACGCAAGGAGCCTTGGTACAAAACCTCCTACCAGGGAGCCATCTTTGAGTTCCTGGAGGGAGATCAGATCTTCTCCAGGGTTAACGAGAAGACAACGGGATATGTCGACACAACCGAAGGGAAGACTTTCTTTGGAATATTTGCTGTATAA